In a genomic window of Croceibacterium sp. TMG7-5b_MA50:
- a CDS encoding ETC complex I subunit, whose translation MQARIYKRPKSAMQSGKAQTDQWVLDFVPAEAKRPDPLMGWAGSGDTQQQVTLRFASQEDAQAYADKYGIAAIVHPVPPKRLKIQAYADNFR comes from the coding sequence ATGCAGGCCCGTATCTACAAACGACCCAAGAGCGCGATGCAAAGCGGCAAGGCGCAAACCGATCAATGGGTGTTGGACTTCGTTCCGGCAGAAGCCAAGCGGCCCGATCCGCTGATGGGCTGGGCGGGTAGTGGCGACACGCAGCAGCAGGTAACCTTGCGCTTCGCGTCACAGGAAGATGCGCAAGCCTATGCTGACAAGTACGGCATCGCGGCGATCGTGCACCCGGTCCCCCCCAAGCGGCTGAAGATCCAGGCTTACGCCGACAACTTCCGCTGA